The Edaphobacter sp. 12200R-103 genome contains a region encoding:
- a CDS encoding aroma-sacti cluster domain-containing protein, with product MATRKAIKKSAKKAPAKKAVAKNAVKKAPAKKAPAKKVVKKKSTPRVSNIERLTAAGVIPQENVADHDLSVINKLSAAEVNTLIKLRKKLGDAPLDTKAGARPNFPV from the coding sequence GTGGCAACCAGGAAAGCTATCAAGAAGTCCGCTAAGAAAGCACCGGCTAAGAAGGCCGTCGCTAAGAACGCCGTCAAAAAGGCCCCGGCGAAGAAGGCCCCGGCGAAGAAGGTCGTGAAGAAGAAATCCACCCCGAGGGTCTCGAACATTGAGCGCCTCACCGCCGCCGGAGTCATCCCCCAGGAAAACGTCGCCGACCACGATCTGTCTGTCATCAATAAGCTGAGTGCCGCCGAGGTCAACACGCTCATCAAGCTGCGCAAGAAGCTGGGCGATGCGCCGCTCGACACCAAGGCTGGGGCACGCCCGAACTTTCCGGTCTAG
- a CDS encoding acyl-CoA dehydrogenase — MFLTDEQEQLRKEVRAFAEREIAPHVAEWDEKSEFPSAVVKKLGQMGLMGVFFPEELGGAGMGYVEYVVAIDELSRVDGSVGIIVAAHTSLCTNHIMLAGNGEQRERWIPKLASGEWLGAWGLTEPGSGSDAGGARTTAVRRGDCWVLNGTKTFITNGGHADCAVVLAVTDKEKGTHGGISAFVVEKGARGFRPGKKENKLGLRASDTSELIFENCEVPAEHLVGKEGEGFRDAMRVLDGGRISIAALSVGMGRGALDAAVKYSQERKQFGKTISEFQAIQFKLADMATELEAAWLLTMRAAQMKDKGMRVTRESAMAKLYASEAACRICDEGLQIHGGYGFIKDYPAEKFYRDVRLCPIGEGTSEIQRMVIARELLGKAPSRG; from the coding sequence ATGTTTCTTACGGACGAGCAGGAGCAGCTAAGAAAGGAAGTCCGGGCTTTTGCGGAACGGGAGATCGCGCCGCATGTTGCGGAATGGGACGAGAAAAGCGAATTTCCTTCTGCTGTTGTGAAGAAACTGGGTCAGATGGGGCTGATGGGCGTTTTCTTTCCCGAGGAGTTGGGCGGCGCCGGGATGGGGTATGTCGAATACGTCGTGGCGATCGATGAACTTTCGCGGGTGGATGGAAGTGTGGGAATCATCGTGGCCGCGCATACCTCCCTTTGCACGAATCACATCATGCTTGCGGGGAATGGCGAGCAGAGGGAGAGGTGGATTCCGAAGCTGGCGAGCGGCGAATGGCTTGGGGCCTGGGGGCTGACGGAGCCAGGTTCCGGCAGCGACGCTGGGGGAGCGCGCACGACGGCAGTAAGGCGTGGCGATTGCTGGGTCCTGAATGGAACGAAGACCTTCATCACCAACGGAGGCCATGCGGACTGCGCGGTGGTGCTGGCGGTGACGGACAAGGAAAAGGGCACGCATGGCGGCATCTCCGCCTTTGTGGTGGAGAAGGGGGCGCGGGGATTTCGGCCAGGGAAGAAGGAGAACAAACTTGGTCTGCGAGCGAGCGATACCTCGGAGCTGATCTTTGAGAACTGTGAGGTTCCAGCGGAGCATCTGGTGGGAAAAGAGGGCGAGGGATTTAGAGACGCGATGCGTGTGCTGGATGGAGGAAGAATCTCAATCGCAGCGCTCAGCGTCGGGATGGGGCGGGGCGCCCTGGACGCCGCGGTGAAGTATTCGCAGGAGAGGAAGCAGTTCGGCAAGACGATCTCGGAGTTTCAGGCGATCCAGTTCAAGCTGGCCGATATGGCGACGGAGCTGGAAGCTGCATGGCTGCTGACCATGAGAGCGGCACAGATGAAAGACAAGGGCATGCGGGTGACGCGGGAGTCGGCGATGGCCAAGCTGTATGCGAGCGAGGCAGCCTGCAGGATCTGCGATGAGGGATTGCAGATTCATGGGGGGTACGGGTTTATCAAGGATTATCCGGCGGAGAAATTCTACCGGGATGTGCGTTTGTGTCCGATTGGAGAGGGGACGAGCGAGATTCAGCGGATGGTGATTGCGCGGGAGCTGCTGGGCAAGGCTCCGAGTCGGGGTTAG
- a CDS encoding iron-containing redox enzyme family protein translates to MPPSNSDVLWAKIRLAEGRLNVASDEFWNHPELTRLLPIFLVQLHRVMQAGLQLMQTARDRALTLPDDPVARIVAPYLEQHILEEKDHDDWLLDDIGTLGITPAQVASTPPLPAVVSLLGAQYFWALHIHPVTVFGYLIVLEGYPPLAEQLEAIRRRTRLPKTAFRCLMAHADNDPHHIADLNRTLDSMPLSEEQQMYVALSAFHTIDGVASVFEELLALHSTSPELRLHTLRAS, encoded by the coding sequence ATGCCCCCCTCAAACAGCGACGTCCTCTGGGCGAAAATCCGTCTCGCCGAAGGCCGGCTGAACGTTGCCAGCGATGAGTTCTGGAACCATCCGGAGCTCACCCGGCTGCTGCCGATCTTTCTCGTGCAATTGCACCGCGTCATGCAGGCTGGCCTGCAACTGATGCAGACTGCGCGGGATCGTGCCCTCACCCTGCCGGATGATCCCGTCGCCCGCATCGTCGCTCCCTACCTTGAGCAGCACATTCTCGAGGAAAAAGACCACGACGACTGGCTGTTGGACGATATCGGCACCCTGGGAATCACTCCGGCACAGGTCGCCTCTACGCCACCGCTTCCGGCGGTCGTCTCTCTGCTCGGCGCACAGTACTTCTGGGCCCTTCACATTCATCCTGTCACTGTTTTCGGATACCTGATCGTTCTTGAAGGCTACCCACCCCTGGCCGAACAGTTGGAAGCCATCCGCAGACGTACCCGTCTTCCAAAGACCGCATTCCGCTGTCTCATGGCGCATGCAGATAATGATCCCCATCACATCGCGGACCTCAACCGGACGCTGGACTCCATGCCGCTCTCAGAAGAGCAGCAGATGTACGTTGCTCTCAGCGCCTTTCACACGATTGACGGTGTCGCCTCTGTCTTCGAAGAGTTGCTGGCCTTGCACTCCACCTCGCCGGAACTCAGGCTGCACACCCTCAGGGCCTCATAA
- a CDS encoding serine/threonine-protein kinase produces the protein MIEGQTISHYRVLERLGAGAMGVVCKAEDLLLHRTVALKSVAPSAISDPALKRSLLEEARAACVLDHPNICRIHHIEELPDGQIILVMAFYEGETVAQQITRSPLDLSTASLIAIQLLSGLQHAHGKGIIHRDIKPSNLIVNSDGELKIVDFGLARRPHIARAMTETGVLVGTISYMAPEQVLSRPVDHRADLWAAGVVFYEMLTTSLPFPGTTPYAVFDSILHTPPRPLADFRSDLPSAILQVIERALAKDPKDRYQQATQFIQALEPFSKARSSYTFTLPTMLVDYKRDIDSPSVVVLPFTTLPADNNTDYFCDGLTEEIITDLSSVHSLRIICRASAMQLKGTHDSPRKIARDLNVRYVLEGSVRLNNTERDGKPNIRVTAQLIDPESESLLWADKYNGTLDDVFAIQENISRQIVSALKIKLTPAEEKHMHERPLPDVEAYRFYLMAKHEILNYTADGLERALEYLDTGEKIVGKNALLLATKGQVYWQYINAGISSDTSYLAKARDCATQALEIDPNSAPAHRLLGLISVQEGDSQRAVHLLKRAITADPNDSDTLSWYSAVCGLSGKAHAAMPLARRILEIDPLTPVYRFIPGLLSLMGGDFAEALPSFEEAIRLDPSNTMLLWCRGQILALLRRDQEAITQFQAIQQIDPAHFFSQLGAVMQAALASDRAAFAAVIHDDLLQIIACDPHYSWNLAQCYALMGDTAASLDWIEKAISKGFINYPMVSRWDPLLTPVRHADRYDELMDSMRERWERFEV, from the coding sequence ATGATTGAAGGTCAAACCATCTCGCACTACAGGGTCCTCGAACGTCTCGGCGCGGGGGCGATGGGTGTTGTGTGCAAGGCGGAAGACCTTCTTCTTCACCGCACGGTTGCTCTAAAGAGCGTAGCGCCCTCAGCCATCTCCGATCCTGCGCTCAAGCGCAGCTTGCTTGAGGAAGCCCGCGCAGCCTGCGTGCTCGACCACCCCAACATCTGCCGCATTCACCATATCGAAGAGCTTCCCGACGGCCAAATCATCCTGGTCATGGCCTTCTACGAGGGCGAAACCGTTGCCCAGCAGATCACACGTTCCCCCCTCGACCTTTCCACTGCTTCACTCATCGCCATTCAGTTGCTCTCCGGATTGCAACATGCTCACGGCAAAGGCATCATTCACCGCGACATCAAGCCATCCAACCTGATCGTCAACTCCGATGGCGAGCTCAAAATCGTCGACTTCGGCCTGGCCCGACGGCCGCACATCGCCCGCGCCATGACTGAGACTGGAGTCCTGGTAGGCACCATCAGCTATATGGCGCCCGAGCAGGTCCTCTCCCGGCCTGTCGACCATCGCGCCGATCTGTGGGCCGCCGGTGTCGTCTTCTACGAGATGCTCACCACGTCTCTTCCTTTCCCGGGCACCACACCTTACGCCGTCTTCGATTCCATCCTTCACACGCCTCCCCGTCCTCTGGCCGACTTCCGCTCTGACCTGCCTTCCGCCATCCTCCAGGTCATCGAGCGCGCACTCGCCAAAGACCCAAAGGACCGCTACCAGCAGGCGACCCAGTTTATCCAGGCGCTTGAGCCTTTCTCCAAGGCACGCTCCAGCTACACCTTCACCCTTCCCACCATGCTGGTGGACTACAAGCGCGACATCGATTCGCCCTCTGTCGTCGTGCTGCCTTTTACGACTCTGCCCGCCGACAACAATACCGATTATTTCTGCGATGGGCTGACCGAGGAGATCATCACCGATCTCTCCAGCGTTCACTCTCTACGCATCATCTGCCGGGCTTCGGCAATGCAGCTCAAGGGAACGCACGATTCCCCGCGCAAGATCGCGCGTGACCTCAACGTTCGCTACGTCCTTGAAGGTTCCGTCCGGCTCAACAACACCGAGCGTGATGGCAAACCGAACATTCGGGTCACCGCCCAACTCATCGATCCCGAGAGCGAATCCCTGCTCTGGGCCGACAAGTACAACGGCACTCTGGACGATGTCTTCGCCATCCAGGAAAACATCTCCCGCCAGATCGTCAGCGCTCTCAAGATTAAGCTGACCCCTGCCGAGGAGAAACACATGCACGAGCGTCCACTGCCGGACGTCGAGGCGTACCGCTTCTACCTGATGGCGAAGCATGAGATCCTCAACTACACCGCCGATGGACTCGAGCGCGCTCTTGAATATCTCGATACAGGCGAAAAGATCGTCGGTAAAAATGCCCTGCTGCTCGCAACCAAGGGTCAGGTCTACTGGCAGTACATCAACGCCGGCATCTCCTCAGACACTTCGTATCTTGCCAAAGCACGCGACTGTGCCACCCAGGCGCTCGAGATCGATCCCAACTCCGCCCCCGCACATCGCCTGCTCGGCCTCATCAGCGTGCAGGAGGGTGACAGCCAGCGCGCCGTCCACCTCCTCAAGCGCGCCATCACCGCCGATCCCAACGACTCCGACACCCTTAGCTGGTACTCAGCCGTCTGCGGGCTCAGCGGAAAGGCGCACGCCGCCATGCCTTTGGCTCGTCGTATCCTGGAGATCGACCCGCTCACCCCGGTCTATCGCTTCATTCCCGGCCTGCTCTCGCTGATGGGCGGCGATTTCGCCGAAGCCCTGCCATCCTTTGAAGAGGCCATCCGGCTCGATCCGTCGAACACCATGCTGCTCTGGTGCCGAGGCCAGATCCTCGCTCTTCTCCGGCGCGATCAGGAGGCGATCACGCAGTTCCAGGCAATCCAGCAAATCGATCCGGCGCACTTCTTCTCGCAGCTCGGGGCTGTCATGCAGGCAGCTCTTGCCTCCGACCGTGCAGCCTTCGCCGCAGTCATCCATGATGATCTCCTGCAGATCATTGCCTGCGACCCCCACTATTCCTGGAACCTGGCCCAATGCTACGCACTGATGGGCGACACTGCGGCCTCACTCGACTGGATTGAAAAGGCGATCAGCAAAGGCTTCATCAACTATCCCATGGTCAGCCGCTGGGATCCCTTGCTCACCCCCGTCCGCCACGCTGACCGTTACGACGAACTGATGGATAGCATGCGCGAACGCTGGGAGCGCTTCGAGGTCTAG